TCGCTGAATGACAAATGCTTTGGGAGTAAAGGGTATAGGTACAGGTGTGGCCTAGCTGTACTCACATTGGTCCTGGCACCAGTCCATCTTCTCAGGAGTTATAGGAATGGGTCTTGgggtagtttgtttgtttttgtttgtttctaaatgCTGAGCACCCAAAACACTAGTCAATGTGGTTGCCCTGCACCTGAAAACAAAAGCCCAGAATTTTTACCCTCTCCTGtgtgcccacctcctccccaaaaAAGCTGAATGTGTGGAATCTGGAGGGCAGAGACTCTCTGTGTGTCTGCACAGTGCTTTGAAGGACAAGGTCCTGGTGTGACTGGGGCATCTGAGCACAGCCAATGTTGAAACAGATCAGACTCTCAAGCTGGAATTCAGCTCTTCCAACTTGCCTCCCTTTTacaaaggggctggggggtgcccgGGCTCACTTACGGACACATGCCCTGCACCAAACCTTCCGCgagcttagttttttttttattctgcagAATTCTGTTTCGGGATTGTGACTTGCAAATCAGATCAAATTAATGCTTGTTACAGAATcattgatttaaaagaaaaggggAGGGTCAGTGGTAAATTACTTCAGCTTTTTCAGAGACTGAATTTGTAGTTGCCTCAAGGAGAGATTGCTGCCCCTAAGCCCCAGGCATAAATTGTTGGGGAAGAGACCATCTCTCAGATCTTTGTAGAGGAGCTTCTACAATGGGTCCTGATTCTTGACTGGCTCTTGTAGGCTCTACTGCAATAGAAAGGGTAATACGCACCTGAACGTGTTCTGCAAGCTTTCCACCATTAGGCTCAGCGGTGGGCAGGCAGCATTTTGTGAACAGCCAGGGGTCAGCATGCGGCACAGGGGAGCAAAGTGACACAGCCCCGCCTGTGTGGTtactgcagtctctctctctcatgctcttTCCCCAGTTGCTCCATGGGCTTGCTGGCAGTGGTCTGTGGTCCGCGTACACGATAtacaggggagcagagggagtcAGGGGGTTCAGCTTCCGCAGGCTTTCTCTTATCTGAAGCTGTCTGGCCAGACCCGACGTCCCCTTTGGAAGCTTCTCTGCTGTCCAGGCTGATGTTCAGCACTATCAGCATGTTTCTGACCTGGGGAAGCTCCCAcaccggctgcgtctacactaggaaaatcaGCTGCCGTAATACGCCATCAGCGTGGCTCCAGCACAGACCAGGCTCTTGAGGTTTTACTACTGGGGTGCTTAGACAGCCCAGAGCAGTTGAAGAGGACAGTAATTAAAAGGCCTGGATCTTGGCTACACCATAGCCTGTTTCCCCAGAGAGCACCGTAGCTAATGGATTAGGACAGGGATGGACAACCTCTTTTCATTGGGGGGCcacatgttccaggggccaatcacaaaatagccccaagcagccctcccctcccctccccggcttAACCCCTCGCAGCcacaaacccaggattaatttatcTCACACAGGAGCTCCGAGTGCTGCTGCCCCTTCACCAGGCCGCCGTCTCCTCCTCACCACGGttgcacagctcccccagccctcctacttctTTCCCCGTGTGCAGCACAGGCGGTGCTCTGCCCTGCcgcgctgaaataatgggacgCAATTTAATTGGTCCAACGGCCGGATGCCTCCTGccagccaattaaattgagttttaccaattaaactgagtcctgctCTTCCAgcgtgggagggaagggagctgaaggaggagtgagtgagcggcagcagcagcgtCTGGAGCCGCAAATGGcgccttaaagagccacatgcagttaaGAGCCACCCAgacagctttcaaaatggcaccgcTGCCAGCTCCGCAGGCAAGAtgaaaaggctctgtgggctggatcctgACCTGcaggccatgtgttggccaccctGAATTAGGGCCTCTAATTTTCCTAGTGAGCAAAGCCAGTCTGGCTATTATTCTGCTTTAGCTGATGCAGCACAGAGGCTTACAATGCACACAACTGAGCGGGCATTTTGGCCTAGGACCTAGTGACAGTTATGTGCTGTTTTCTGGAGGGGGTGGGAAGGTGTGCCCAGGTCTGAACTGGCCTGAGGAGGATGGGATTCATTGTGGGCACTCCTTCCACCCCACAGTAGAACCAGGCCATCATGGGCTGGTGCAGTGAAAACTCGGTCTCTAGAGAATGGGACCTGGTGGCGAGGAGAGATATCAACACTGGGATATGTGCACTGATCTCTGGCTTTTGATTCCCTCAGGAATCGTCTTCCTGGTTCTCCTCATTTATTTGGTTTTCACCAGTTTTTGGCCAATCTCTGCACTCTATGTTGCCTGGATAATCTTTGACTGGGACACCCCAGAGCAAGGTAGGGGAAGATACAGCCTAATTtactgtgtatatgcatgcctagCAGGACAGAGGGGATACAGCTGGAGGAgtcagtccaaccccctgcatgtACATCCTGAGCATATGATCTGTATATGTAGATCTCCAGGCCTAGGTCACACCCACCCTGAAGGCATTTCCTAGGAAACAGGTCCAGACACCTACGCAGCGGAAGCCATAATGTGTACAGGAGTGTGCACCAAGATTTTCATGTACTCTTTATCTTTGTTTCCCCCTCTCATTATTTACCTGTTTATTTAATAGTCTTTAGTGACTGGCCCTCCTATAACAACTGCCTAGTGTTATGGGTGGTTAAAATGTGTCCTGACAGCTCCTGAAACtctgtttaatttattttctattcTATTTCTCTTATTGTAACAAATCCATGACCACCTAGCaacttcccagcagcagcagcggcagggaTAGTAGAGAAGCACATATTTCAGTGGAGACTCCCCTTTATCTGTTAGCAGTGCAGAGCCTATGACATTGTTCTGGGCAGTGGCAATCTGTTCAAGCAGGGGTCAAATATGCACAGAGAAACATTGCATCAGCTGGGGCATAAGCTGCTAGAGCACTTAAGATTCCCAAAAGGAGTCAGTTTCCCATTTTCCTCTTCATTACTCCGGCCTAGTGATAAAGACCAGCTACAGAGGAGCTGGAGTTCCCCAAAAGCAtccggttttttttttttcagtgatccCCAGCATGGCTCTGAATGATGATCTCTGTATGAGGTCTCCTTGGGGATTGTACTTCCaagctgcagctggtggtggtggtccaTTGTCATTGCTCCTACCTGGATTGTGGCGCAGCTACGTCTGCAAAATAcccaggggctggagatggggccaAAGTAAGAAAAGGGAGCCAGTTAGTGGGACCTTCTGCGGAAGAGCAGAGCTGTTGTATGATGCCAGAGTGCAGCAGCCCACACCATCCCAAGGAGACACTGGCCCTGTGAGAGACTAGGCCTAGAGTTGCCTTTTCGTGGCAACTTCCAACCTGTTCTTGTTCCAAGCTGGACCAAAATGACCTTTAGGACAATGCCTCTGACTGAGAAATAACTGCCGTAGAATGGACTTGTGCCAGTGTGTCTGTCTTCATATCAGAACACGCGTTTCCATGCTGCGATTAGCGAGTTGGCCTGTGGCATGGAAGACCTTGCTGCAGGGCCAGTTCAGAGCAGAGTGTTTCattccagatcattctgaattaggCCAACTGGGGACttggtctcccacatcccagggcaGGGCCTTGACTTCAGGCCACACAATACAATGTCTCCCattctttcctccctccttccaaCAAGTGGCACAGCTCTGCAAATTgtgacagaaaagaaaaaaattacacagtCACTGGTGGCCTGACTAGCTCTGAGCTGCTGAGAGGCAAGGGATAAAGGGATTGGCTGGATAACCAGCGAGCAGAGACTCTATCCTCACACCATCAATATCTGTGTGAGCTCCATGTTCTGAGCCTTGCTCCCATGCCTGCTCCCTCTTGTTTGCTTTGCAGGGGGGAGAAGGTCTGCATGGGTGCGGAACTGGCCCATCTGGAACCATTTCCGAGATTATTTCCCTGTTCAGGTGAGCTGTGCTGGACAAATGTGCCAGGCCCTTGCTATCATTGGACAAGCCGTTGGGCCCTTTGCCTGAAGAAATTTCTCATGTCTCTCTTTGTACGTCCTGCAACCTGGCTGCTGGCAGTTTCTTGGGAGCCCTGTTTGTCCACTACTCCTGAAACAGCACAGGCAATTTTTGTAGCTACCAGGTCAGATCCTGCATGGAGCTATCAGTAAAGTGAAtagaaatttcttttaaaaatatttggtggGAATTCCACTGTGGAATATGGTCCCCATCATGTATCCACTTTCATGTGACCTGCTGCTGCCCTCAGGGGACATTTGAAACAGACCCCTTGCTCATCATGGGATCCTTAGGATCACATCTGGATGCAGATGATTCTGCACGAATTGATTCCCTGACACAAAATTTAGCAGTTCAATAGCTGTTAGTGCACGTCTTTGTTCTGAGTCGGGGGAGTAAACTACTGAGCAAAGCTGATTTGTCCGTCTGTTTGGGAGGGCGTGTGCAGACCAGGTGGGGTATTtatccagcagggcctggggacctgTGACCCCAGCAGGGTTGGCGTGCAGGGATCCAGATCCCACACCAAATGCCTGCCCCCTTCGCTGATTGTGTATCTTCTCCCTCCAGTTGGTGAAGACTCACAGCCTCCTCCCGAGCCACAATTATATCATCGGCGCACACCCCCACGGGATCCTCTGTGTTGGGGCCTTCTGCAACTTCATCACCGAGTCCACTGGCTTCTCTGAGAAGTTCCCTGGCATCAGGCCCTTCCTGGCCACACTGGCTGGCAACTTCCGGCTGCCTGTCTTCAGGGAATACCTGATGAGTGGGGGTGAGCATGCTCAGACGGTGTCCCTGGCATAGTGCCCTGGAAGTGTTGCAGATGTGGCTAAAATGTGAAATTTAGCAGAGCTGGAAAATAGCCTGCTCCTCACCTTTAATTTCCATCACCAGTCACATGAGACCTCTCCGTCTGCAGCATCTGCCAAAGCCCTTTTCGGCCCCTTTGGGTACcaactccagggctggcaacatcaattCTAGTCTCATGGGCTTTTGTTTTTGCTTCCTGAGACTAAAGCAAAGTTTAGTGTTTGCCAAAGTGTTGGCTTGATGCTGCTACCTGGGCCAGGCATAGTGCAGTCAGTGGTTCACCGAGCttttcccacaatgctctgctccTGCATGTCCATCCTGGCTCAAACCCAGCACTATTTgagcctgccccttcctgctctgccactgcccctcagcCTGGGCTGAGTCTGGAGTTCCAAGCTAGAGCCAGGCCCTagggaaggaaagacagaggaatGCGACAGAGCTCGGGTGTGCCAGAGCATACGGAGGCTTTCTCTAGGAGTTGTTCCTTGCACCATTCCATGGGAAAGCTCAAAAACCTGAGCAACTGTTCTGTCTCAAGCGGCCTGGACATGGTGTGTGCCCTACTTTAtaccctcccctctgctccccagtaCCAGTTCCCAGGCTCAGTCACTGAAAGTGACACCAAAATGCCAGTCCTGGAAAACTGCATTCTAcctggcagagctgctgcatcccacagcctccctgggctgctggcgaACTGGGGCATTCAGGACTGGGACTTAGTGACTGTCCCATTTTAGCTTCTGCATTGCTGAGCCCTTAGGCCGGCATTTCCCAAGCTGTGCTCTGTGGAACACTGATGTTACTCGCGAGGTGAATAGGTGTGCTGTGAAAAAGTTTCAaggctagtgatatttttccttctaaaatattaaataagaaataatGGGTCTATCAAAACACTAAGATATTTAAATAGTATTTAGAATGTAGGtaaagtaaacccttgatttacgCAGGGGTTGTGCcctgggcaacctccatgtaaatcataTTTCATGTAACTTACAGGGGGAGAGCCCCAGAAGTCcccgggctgggggagcaggcagctgggggaagtggggcaggcagccaagcagcccccagctggtggtgggagggggcacacaACTGCTTGCACtgcggtttctcccagctgggagaaagcacgccacaagcagctgtgtgcccaccaggctctcccagctgggggagccaggggctggcgggagggggcaggtttgatttgcacttaacttgcgttaacgtGAGTTCAGTGTAAAGCGAAATGGTGCTtctcgaaggtttactgtatattaattTTTATAATGCCTTCAAAATACTATAGTTGTTACTATGTGACGTGctgaaacagagatgcaaaaacactcttcccattttaaaaaaaacccgtcaatgttacttatttttattttccagcagttttttataaaaataaaaaatttataaaaacacaaaacttagaaatatttttccatacctcatttgttttgtgtttctttttcataaaaatgtttttttaagctttaaagGACAGTCCATTTATCAACAATATCGTCCTTTGTAGTTTTGTGCAAAAGACTGACACTAGCACgctttcttttggctgttatattggTGTCTTGCACTTATACTCAATATTGAATTTTTATATTGAATTATAGCATTGTTAACCCTCTTCCTATCAGAAGgccattagttgttcattcagatttttttcttttattttttgttctttgtaaaataggACATCTaaaaacctaactcttttaaatcaacttttgagtattacgtgcagcaatttttcagtaagaaacgcccccccaccccccgcttctCCCCAGAACATAttgtatgtgttccatcaatgtAGTCCAAGGCCAAAAATGTTCCGTGGCCGAATTATTTTGGGAAACTGCACTCAGCTTATTGCAGCCTCCAGAGCAAGAGGCTCCGTGGCTCCTGTGTGTGGGCACCAGGGGTCGCTCTTATTCCACATGTTGGGCtcctgggtgcggggggggggggggggggcgggggagagagagagagagagagagagagagatctgccTCTACAGCATGGGTGTCTCTGAGCAGGGTTCAGGGCTCCTCTCTCGCTgtgctgggaggaaggaaggagtaTAACTCCCCGGTGGCTTTTGAATGCCTGAGTGGAGGGCACCTGATCATCCACCTGCTCTCGCTCACTGGGATGTTCTCCCCCAGTCTGAACCATTGGCAGTTTTCCAAGCCCCTAAACTCATTCAGAGGCTGGGCCAAGGGGCCTGTCCCTCAAGTCAGCTGGTGAGTCAACGGACTCTCAGACGGGTGGGCCAAGAGCTGCTATCCACTGTGGTTCTCCTCATGCCCCCTTGGTTCTCTGCTCCTTAGGCCTGTGCCCCGTGACGCGCCGGGCGATAGGCTACCAGCTATCACGGAACGGCAGCGGGAACGCTGTGGCCATTGTGATTGGAGGTGCGGCCGAGTCGCTGTCTTGCCAGCCAGGGCTCACCACGTTAATCCTCAAAAACCGCAAAGGCTTTGTTCGGATGGCGCTGCAGCATGGGTGAGTATTGTCAGCCAGACACTGTCTTGAGAGGCCTCCACCTCCTCCGGTAATGCCTCCTGGAAACTGGGCCGGGCTAGCCATGCCCA
The nucleotide sequence above comes from Carettochelys insculpta isolate YL-2023 chromosome 13, ASM3395843v1, whole genome shotgun sequence. Encoded proteins:
- the LOC142020148 gene encoding diacylglycerol O-acyltransferase 2-like is translated as MKTIIAAYSQNRSGSRASIQAALHTLLTVPWPSQREFRACIQLLAVLQWVLSFLLMGIVFLVLLIYLVFTSFWPISALYVAWIIFDWDTPEQGGRRSAWVRNWPIWNHFRDYFPVQLVKTHSLLPSHNYIIGAHPHGILCVGAFCNFITESTGFSEKFPGIRPFLATLAGNFRLPVFREYLMSGGLCPVTRRAIGYQLSRNGSGNAVAIVIGGAAESLSCQPGLTTLILKNRKGFVRMALQHGAHLVPAFSFGENDLFRQVVFEEGSWMRGIQKRFQKLVGFAPCFFYGRGLTSIHSRGFLPYPKPITTVIGEPVMVPRIQEPSHETVDLYHALYIRSLLKLFNENKAKYGLSEADELRIL